The Arthrobacter sp. D5-1 genome segment GCCTTCCGCATGTGGCCGCCAAACTGCGGCAATGAAGGCAACCTTCTACCTCAGCTAGAGGGTCAAGGCTCACGAGCAGGACAAAGTCAAGTTCCCCAAATAACCGTGTCGGGCGCTGTAGCCTAGGTGGGTAGTAGCGCTGTAGCTGGGGGCCAGCGGCAGGGAAGATCGTCGTCGAAAGAGTGGTTAGATACGTGAGCATCGAACGAGGAACAGCTACGCTGGGAGGCACCGAGCTCGATCTGGAAGACGCCATCATGGGGCCAACAGGCCGCCCTTACCGCGAATTTCCGGAACCTGCTCCCCTTGCTTCCCACGGCCCGGCGAGAGTCATCGCCATGGTCAACCAGAAAGGTGGCGTGGGTAAAACCACCTCCACCATCAATCTCGCTGCTGCGCTCGCCGAATACGGCCGGCGTGTCCTGCTGGTGGACTTTGATCCCCAGGGCGCGCTCTCCGCGGGTCTGGGAGCCAATCCGCACGAGCTCGACCTCACTGTGTACAACGTCCTGATGGACCGCAAAGTGAGTATCCGGGATGCCATCCAGCAGACCGGCGTCGAGGGCGTTGACCTTCTTCCCGCCAACATCGACCTCTCCGCCGCAGAAGTCCAACTCGTCAACGAGGTGGCACGCGAGCAGGTATTGGACCGCGCGCTCAAGAGCGTCGAGGACGATTACGACGTCGTCCTGATCGACTGCCAGCCGTCCCTGGGGCTGCTGACCGTCAATGCACTGACGGCAGCGCACGGAGTCATTATTCCGCTGATCTGTGAGTTCTTCGCCTTGCGGGCAGTGGCCCTCCTGGTGGAAACCATCGAAAAGGTCCAGGACCGCCTCAACCCGAGGCTGCAGGTGGACGGTGTCCTGGCCACCATGTACGACGCCCGCACCCTGCACAGCCGCGAAGTGATTTCACGTCTCGTGGAAGCCTTCGGTGACAAGGTGTTCGAGACCGTCATCAAGCGCTCCATCAAGTTCGCGGATGCAACGGTCGCGGCCGAGCCCATCACCAGTTATGCGGGCAACCACATTGGCGCCGACGCCTACCGCCGGCTTGCCAAGGAATTGATCTCGCGCGGCGGCGCGCCCTAGCCGACCGTGGGACCGTCACTCGCTCCGGCCATGGAAGCTGGCGCTTCCGCTTCTGCAGAAGCGCCCGACGCCGGTACCGCCGAAGCCCGCAAACCCGGTTTTGAGGTACGGCTGGCCAACTTCACGGGCCCGTTCGATCTCCTGCTTGGCCTGATCTCCAAGCACAAGATGGATATCACCGAAGTGGCCTTGGCCACCGTCACCGATGAGTTCATCAAGTACATCCGCCGGCTCCAGGAGCTGGGGGAGGACTGGGCGCTGGACGAAGCCAGCGAGTTCCTGGTCATCGCCGCCACTCTGCTGGATCTCAAGGCCGCGCGCCTCCTGCCGGCCGGTGAGGTGGAGGACGCAGAGGATATTGCGCTCCTTGAGGCGAGGGATCTCCTGTTCGCCCGCCTCCTGCAGTACAAGGCTTTCAAGCAGATAGCCGGGATCCTGGGTGAAACGCTGGAACAGGAAGCGCGTCGTTATCCGCGCCAGGTTGCTCTGGAAAGCCATTTCGCCGCCCTGCTGCCCGAACTCGTATGGCGCCATACCCCGGAACAATTCGCGGAACTTGCTGCCAAGGCGCTGAAACCCAAGGATTCGGCTCCCGCCGAGGTGGGCCTGGACCATCTTCACGCTCCACCGGTGAGCGTCAAGGAACAGGCCGGGATCATGGGCCACCGCCTGAAGCTGGGCGCGCCCTTGTCCTTCCAGGCGCTGATAGCCGACGCAGAGACCACCCTGGTGGTCGTGGCACGCTTCCTTGCGTTGTTGGAAATGTTCCGGGACCGCGTGGTGGCTTTCGAACAGCCCGCACCCTTGGCGGAGTTGACGGTTCGGTGGACGGGCGACGACGCCGGGTGGGACAGTTCCCGCCTGAGTGAAGAGTATGAGACTGGCGTGGGGCCGGAAAACGGGGAGAACAGCAGTGAATGAGCAGGAAACGGCCCAGGAGGGGCTGGCTGACCTGGAAGCGCTGCCAGGTGGTGCACGGGCAGCCTTGGAGGCAGTGCTCATGGTCATCGACGAGCCTGCTACGTCGGAAGAGTTGTCCGCCGGACTCAACGTGACGGTCTCCGTCGTCGAGGATTTGCTGCATGACCTGCAACGGGAGTATAGCGGCTATACTGTTAAAGCCCCGGACGTGGATGCTGTCGGCTATGCCGATGCCAGCACTGCACCCCGGGGTTTTGAATTGCGGAATGTCGCCGGCGGGTGGCGCATCTATTCACGGTCGGATTTTGCCGACATCGTGGGAAGGTTCGTTCTCGAAGGGCAGACCACCAGGCTCACTCAAGCAGCGCTTGAGACCCTGGCGGTCATAGCTTACCGGCAACCGGTCTCCAGGGCCCGGGTATCTGCCATTCGCGGCGTCAACGTCGATTCGGTAGTCCGGACACTCACCCAACGGGGTTTGATCGAGGATTCCGGAAACGATCCCGAATCCGGGGCTGTCCTTTACCGGACAACCTCGTATTTCCTGGAGCGGATGGGTATTGGCTCAGTGGCTGAACTGCCACAGCTTTCGCCACACCTTCCAGGTTTGGAAGGAATTGACGAGTACTACGACGCCAGCCGGATGTAGCCACAGGCTACGCCCGGCACCGCAGGAAAACTTCAGATGGATTCACGGCACCTTCAGGGTGCACAGCGACAAGGGGCAGACGATGTCTGCCCGGCTGGCTAGTGTTGATTGCAGCACGGAAAGCCGGCCATTACTACACAAGGACGGGTCATGACACAGGCGGGACGCCAGAGTTCACCACGTAACAGTTCGGGACGCAACAGTTCTGGACGCAATGAGGCCAAGGGCGGCACGGGCCGCACCAACGCCGGCGGCTTCTCAGGCCGCGGCGGCAGCGCCGGCGCTGGAAAGCGCAACTTCACCCAGGGCGAAGGCCGACCCTTCAAGGCTCCGAAGCCGCGCGAAGCGGCACCTTTCGATCCTGACAACCCCACAACTGCGGGCGACTTTGACCGGGGCCAGGCCTCCAGGCCCGCGAAGCCCTTCCGCAAGCCCGGCTCCAACAAGCCCGGCTTTGGCAAGGCACCCGGTACGCCGGGCGCACTGAAGCCCAAGGCCAAGCCCGCCAGGCAGTACGGCTCCAAGGCATTCGGCAGCGAACGATTCGGCCAGAACCTGGGTCCCATCCGCAAGCCAGGCCGCAACCGCGGACCGCGCCAGGAAGTCCCGCAGTCGGACCTTCACGATGTTGACGGCGTACGCCTGCAGAAGGTCATGGCTCAAGCCGGCGTGGCTTCACGCCGCGTCTGTGAGGAAATGATCCTCGAGGGACGCGTCGAGGTTGATGGCGTAGTGACCACCGAGCTTGGTATGCGCGTGGACCCCACGGCTGCCGTGATCCACGTCGATGGCATCCGGATCCAGCTCGACGAAACCCTCGTCTACATGGTCTTCAACAAGCCCAAGGGCGTCGTCTCCACCATGGAGGACCCCGAAGGCCGTCCCTGCATCAGCGACTTCCTGAAGAACAACAAGAACAAGGGCGAACGCCTGTTCCACGTTGGCCGTCTCGATGTCGCCACTGAGGGGCTGCTGCTGCTGACGAACGACGGCGAACTCGCCAACCGCTTGACGCACCCTTCCTATGAGGTACCCAAGACGTACCTCGTCCAGGTGCGCGGCCCGTTCCCGCAGGGCGTGGGCGCGAAGCTGAAGAACGGCGTCGAGCTCGAAGACGGTGTCGCCGCAGTGGACTCGTTCCGGTTGGTGGACTCCACCCCGGGCCACGTCCTCATCGAGGTTGTGCTCCACTCAGGCAAGAACCGCATCGTGCGCCGTATGTTTGACGCCGTCGGGTTCCCGGTTGAACGTCTTGTCCGCGTGAAGGTCGGCCCCATCGGCTTGGGTGACCAGCGCCAGGGCAGCATCCGCAACCTCGGCAGGCAGGAAGTCGGACACCTCCTGGCATCTGTAGGGCTCTAGGGCATGTCGGCATTCGGTACGCACGGCCGGGGCCATCTCGATGGCCCGGTCGTCGTTCTCGGTACAGGCTTGCTGGGGGCCAGCATTGGCCTCGGCCTGCGCGGACGCGGAGTTCCGGTCTTCCTGTCCGATCCTTCGCCCACCAATCAGGCGGTCGCGGTGGATATCGGAGCGGGACGGCCGTTGGGCGAGTTGGGTGAAGAACCCCAGCTGGTTGTTGTCGCGGCTCCGCCGGACGTTACCGCCGACGTCGTGCAGAAGGCTTTGGCGGACTACCCATCCGCCGTCGTGGTTGACATCGCGAGCGTGAAAGCGACCATTCAGGCGCAGCTGCGTGAGCGTGGCGTGGACCTGTCCCGCTATGTGGGGACGCATCCTATGGCCGGGCGTGAGAAGTCAGGCCCGGTGGCTGCCCGGGGAGAGCTTTTCACCTCCATGCCGTGGGTTGTTTGCCCGTCAGAGGAAACCTCGGATGCGGCGCTTCAGGCTGCCCGGTTGTTGGCCGGGGATCTTGGGGGAATCGTCTCCCAATTCACGGCAGACGAACACGATGAAGCTGTGGCACTGGTATCGCATTTGCCCCAGATCATGTCTTCCCTGTTGGCCAGCCGGCTGCAAGGTACGCCCCTGCATGCCCTTTCCTTGGCTGGCAACGGGCTCCGGGACACCACCCGCATCGCCGCCAGCGATCCCACCCTTTGGGTGCAGATCCTGGGAGGCAACGCGGAAAAGGTGGTTTCCATCCTGCACGGTGTCCGCGAGGACCTGAACCGCTTGATCGGAACTCTTGAAGAGCCGTTGGCGCCCGGCGCTCGGCTGGACCTTGCGCAACTGATCAGTGAAGGCAATGCAGGGCAGGCGAGGATTCCCGGTAAACACGGCGGACCTCCGCAGGCCTACTCGTGGCTCACCATCCTGGTGGACGACAAACCGGGCCAGATTGCCCACCTTCTCACGGAGATCGGCGAGATTGGCGTGAACCTCGAGGACCTCCGGCTCGACCATTCGTCGGGACAAAACGTGGGCATGGTGGAGCTTTCCGTGCTTCCCAGCAAGCATGACCTCCTTGTTGAAGCTTTGACTGACCGTGGATGGCGGGTACTCCAGTAATGACGCGTGAATTTTTTGGACCGGAAACGGTAGCCCGTCCGGGCAAGCCGTTGGTCATTGCCATCGACGGTCCTTCCGGATCGGGCAAATCCAGCGTCAGCAAGGAAGTTGCCCGGCGCTTGAAACTGGCTTACCTGGATACGGGCGCGATGTACCGGGCCCTCACCTGGTACTGCCTCAAGACAGGCGTTGACCTCCAGGACGGCGCAGCAGTGGAGCAGGCTTCCAAAGCCATGCCGTTGGAGATCAGCACATCCACTGCTGCGGAGTACGTGGCAGTGGATGGCACAGACGTCACGGACGAAATCCGGGATCCCTTGATCTCCTCGTCCGTCAGCGCTGTGGCCACTACGCTCGGTGCCCGCACGGAGCTCATCCGCCGCCAGCGTGAGCTGATCGCCCAGCACCACCACCGCATGGTGGTGGAGGGACGCGACATCACCACCGTCGTCGTCCCCAATGCCGAGGTCCGCATGCTCCTGACCGCCAGCGAGGAAGCACGGCTCCGGCGCCGGGGCATCCAGTTGGGTGGCACCCAGAGCAAAGAGCAGCTGGCAGCCCAAGTCATCCAGCGTGACGCCAAGGACTCCACGGTGGTGAACTTCACCCAGGCAGCTGATGGCGTGGTGACGCTGGATTCCTCGGACCTGGACTTCGAGGAAACAGTGGAGACCGCCCTGGCGATCGTCAGCAAGGTGATCTATGGCGACTAAGGAACAAGGACACGGGCTTCCCGCTCCGTGGACCAAAGTGTGGAGCCGCCCCGTCGGGTGGTTCCTTGACCACGTCATGTACCGGACCGTCGTGGCGGGTAAAAGCAACGTTCCCGCCGGCGGACCGGTGATTTTCGCCGCGAACCACATCAGCTTCCTCGATGGGCCTGTGATGTTCGGCGCCTCTCCGCGGCCTATGCACATCCTCGTCAAGAAAGAGATGTTCAGGGGCTTCCTTGGTTCAGTCCTGCGGGGCTCCGGACAGATTCCGGTGGACCGTTCCGGGGACCGCGCCGCCCTGCATCTCGGCAAGCAACTGCTCGACGACGGCCGCTGCGTCGGGATTCTTCCGGAAGGCACGCGGGGGAGCGGTGCAGCCGAAAGCATCAGCAACGGGGTTGCCTGGCTTGCCATTAACTCCGGAGCAACAGTAATACCGGTGGCCATCCTCGGAACCCGCCAGGGCGACGAGCACCGCGACCATATCCCCAAACCGC includes the following:
- a CDS encoding AAA family ATPase encodes the protein MSIERGTATLGGTELDLEDAIMGPTGRPYREFPEPAPLASHGPARVIAMVNQKGGVGKTTSTINLAAALAEYGRRVLLVDFDPQGALSAGLGANPHELDLTVYNVLMDRKVSIRDAIQQTGVEGVDLLPANIDLSAAEVQLVNEVAREQVLDRALKSVEDDYDVVLIDCQPSLGLLTVNALTAAHGVIIPLICEFFALRAVALLVETIEKVQDRLNPRLQVDGVLATMYDARTLHSREVISRLVEAFGDKVFETVIKRSIKFADATVAAEPITSYAGNHIGADAYRRLAKELISRGGAP
- a CDS encoding ScpA family protein, with product MGPSLAPAMEAGASASAEAPDAGTAEARKPGFEVRLANFTGPFDLLLGLISKHKMDITEVALATVTDEFIKYIRRLQELGEDWALDEASEFLVIAATLLDLKAARLLPAGEVEDAEDIALLEARDLLFARLLQYKAFKQIAGILGETLEQEARRYPRQVALESHFAALLPELVWRHTPEQFAELAAKALKPKDSAPAEVGLDHLHAPPVSVKEQAGIMGHRLKLGAPLSFQALIADAETTLVVVARFLALLEMFRDRVVAFEQPAPLAELTVRWTGDDAGWDSSRLSEEYETGVGPENGENSSE
- a CDS encoding SMC-Scp complex subunit ScpB, giving the protein MNEQETAQEGLADLEALPGGARAALEAVLMVIDEPATSEELSAGLNVTVSVVEDLLHDLQREYSGYTVKAPDVDAVGYADASTAPRGFELRNVAGGWRIYSRSDFADIVGRFVLEGQTTRLTQAALETLAVIAYRQPVSRARVSAIRGVNVDSVVRTLTQRGLIEDSGNDPESGAVLYRTTSYFLERMGIGSVAELPQLSPHLPGLEGIDEYYDASRM
- a CDS encoding pseudouridine synthase, coding for MTQAGRQSSPRNSSGRNSSGRNEAKGGTGRTNAGGFSGRGGSAGAGKRNFTQGEGRPFKAPKPREAAPFDPDNPTTAGDFDRGQASRPAKPFRKPGSNKPGFGKAPGTPGALKPKAKPARQYGSKAFGSERFGQNLGPIRKPGRNRGPRQEVPQSDLHDVDGVRLQKVMAQAGVASRRVCEEMILEGRVEVDGVVTTELGMRVDPTAAVIHVDGIRIQLDETLVYMVFNKPKGVVSTMEDPEGRPCISDFLKNNKNKGERLFHVGRLDVATEGLLLLTNDGELANRLTHPSYEVPKTYLVQVRGPFPQGVGAKLKNGVELEDGVAAVDSFRLVDSTPGHVLIEVVLHSGKNRIVRRMFDAVGFPVERLVRVKVGPIGLGDQRQGSIRNLGRQEVGHLLASVGL
- a CDS encoding prephenate dehydrogenase produces the protein MSAFGTHGRGHLDGPVVVLGTGLLGASIGLGLRGRGVPVFLSDPSPTNQAVAVDIGAGRPLGELGEEPQLVVVAAPPDVTADVVQKALADYPSAVVVDIASVKATIQAQLRERGVDLSRYVGTHPMAGREKSGPVAARGELFTSMPWVVCPSEETSDAALQAARLLAGDLGGIVSQFTADEHDEAVALVSHLPQIMSSLLASRLQGTPLHALSLAGNGLRDTTRIAASDPTLWVQILGGNAEKVVSILHGVREDLNRLIGTLEEPLAPGARLDLAQLISEGNAGQARIPGKHGGPPQAYSWLTILVDDKPGQIAHLLTEIGEIGVNLEDLRLDHSSGQNVGMVELSVLPSKHDLLVEALTDRGWRVLQ
- the cmk gene encoding (d)CMP kinase, giving the protein MTREFFGPETVARPGKPLVIAIDGPSGSGKSSVSKEVARRLKLAYLDTGAMYRALTWYCLKTGVDLQDGAAVEQASKAMPLEISTSTAAEYVAVDGTDVTDEIRDPLISSSVSAVATTLGARTELIRRQRELIAQHHHRMVVEGRDITTVVVPNAEVRMLLTASEEARLRRRGIQLGGTQSKEQLAAQVIQRDAKDSTVVNFTQAADGVVTLDSSDLDFEETVETALAIVSKVIYGD
- a CDS encoding lysophospholipid acyltransferase family protein, with the protein product MATKEQGHGLPAPWTKVWSRPVGWFLDHVMYRTVVAGKSNVPAGGPVIFAANHISFLDGPVMFGASPRPMHILVKKEMFRGFLGSVLRGSGQIPVDRSGDRAALHLGKQLLDDGRCVGILPEGTRGSGAAESISNGVAWLAINSGATVIPVAILGTRQGDEHRDHIPKPRRKLHVSFGEPLTVKRRKGEPGRVSMDRAAAEIRAALADHVQDAIRATGQGLPRDPAPGESTPQHRHTAVAGTPADHP